The following DNA comes from Bacteroidia bacterium.
ATGGAGAGATTCCTTATCCGCCGTGGAATAAACCGCAACCGTTTTGATTCCCATCTCACGGCAGGAACGGATGATACGCATAGCGATCTCACCCCTGTTTGCTATTAAAATCTTTTTAAACATCGTTTCGTCTTCTAAACTCAGTTACGCCACATCCGTCCGCTCCATTCACAGCCTGTTAATTCGGCTCAACCAGGAATAGTGGCTGATCGTATTCCACTGGAGTAGCATCATCTACCAGCACCTTCACGATTCTTCCGGAGATCTCCGCTTCAATTTCGTTGAAAAGTTTCATGGCTTCAATAATACATACCACTTTCCCGGGTTTGATCTCATCCCCTACATTCACAAAGGCAGGTTTATCAGGGCCTGCCTGGCGGTAGAAAGTGCCGATCATGGGAGATTTAATAGTGATCAGCTTGCTGTCGGCTTTCGGAACCGTTTCTTTCTTTGATTCTGCCTGTTTGTTATCCGCAACCGGCGTTGCTGTTGCAGGAGCCACCTGTTGCACGGGTGCAGCAGTCATAACCGGTGCTGCCTGCATAAAAACAGGAGCGTCCTGACCCTTATTTTTTCCATTACCGGTTTTAATGATGATCTTGAAATCTTTGTTCTGCAGCTCCACTTCGCTTACGCCTGACTTGGCTACAAACTTGATCAGATCCTGGATCTCGCTTAGTTTCATTGGATATTGGTCTTTGGTGTGTGACATATTCAGTAGGCCCATTTTAAATAAATGGCACCCCATGTGAAACCTCCTCCGAACGCAGAGAAAATGAGTTTATCTCCTTTCTTCAGCTGTTTCTCATAATCCCATAAAAGCAGTGGAATGGTTCCTGCTGTGGTATTTCCGTATTTCTCAATATTCATCATTACTTTTTCCGGTCCGATTCCCATCCTTTCGGCGGTGGCATCAATGATCCGCTTATTAGCCTGGTGCGCCACCAACCAGGCGATGTCGTTCCCGGTGAGTTTATTTCGCTCCAGAATTTCTGCCGAGATATCGGCCATTCCCTTCACAGCATACTTAAACACAGCCTGCCCCTCCTGATAAATGTAATGAAGCTTTTTGTCGACAGTTTCATGGGAAGGAGGCAAAACAGAGCCCCCCGCTTTCTGATGGAGATGCACGCGCCCCGATCCATCCACTTTCATCACCGAATCCATAATTCCGTATTCTCCGGTAGTTGGCTCCAGCAACACCGCACCGGCGCCGTCTCCGAAAATGATGCAGGTAGCACGGTCGGTATAATCAACAATCGCTGACATTTTATCGGCACCTACCACGAGCACTTTCTTATACCTTCCGGTTTCAATAAATTGTGTGCCGGTAGTAAGCGCGAAGAGAAAACCCGAACAAGCAGCAGCCAGATCGAATCCCCATGCGTTT
Coding sequences within:
- the accB gene encoding acetyl-CoA carboxylase biotin carboxyl carrier protein, producing the protein MKLSEIQDLIKFVAKSGVSEVELQNKDFKIIIKTGNGKNKGQDAPVFMQAAPVMTAAPVQQVAPATATPVADNKQAESKKETVPKADSKLITIKSPMIGTFYRQAGPDKPAFVNVGDEIKPGKVVCIIEAMKLFNEIEAEISGRIVKVLVDDATPVEYDQPLFLVEPN
- a CDS encoding ketoacyl-ACP synthase III, with amino-acid sequence MTRIRAAITAVGGYVPDYVLTNKELEKMVATNDEWIQTRTGIKERRILKGEGKGASDLAVGAISDLLRKKNLDPMEIDLVIVATVTPDYVFPSTSNVICDKLGMKNAWGFDLAAACSGFLFALTTGTQFIETGRYKKVLVVGADKMSAIVDYTDRATCIIFGDGAGAVLLEPTTGEYGIMDSVMKVDGSGRVHLHQKAGGSVLPPSHETVDKKLHYIYQEGQAVFKYAVKGMADISAEILERNKLTGNDIAWLVAHQANKRIIDATAERMGIGPEKVMMNIEKYGNTTAGTIPLLLWDYEKQLKKGDKLIFSAFGGGFTWGAIYLKWAY